A single region of the Halobacterium wangiae genome encodes:
- the uvrB gene encoding excinuclease ABC subunit UvrB, translating into MSDASGPLQPDDPKAEVPFRVEAPFDPAGDQPQAIEELAAGFQSGADKQTLLGVTGSGKTNTVSWVVEQVQKPTLVIAHNKTLAAQLYEEFRNLFPDNAVEYFVSYYDYYQPEAYVEQTDKYIEKDASINDEIDRLRHSATRSLLTRDDTIVVASVSAIYGLGDPRNYEGMSLRLERGQTIEREELLSKLVDLNYERNDVDFTQGTFRVRGDTVEVFPMYGRYPVRVEFWGDEVDRMAKLDPLEGTVESEEPAVLFHPAEHYSVPEDEMASAIEEIREDMEARVRYFEREGDMIAAQRIEERTTFDLEMMAEAGYCSGIENYSVYLSDREPGDAPYTLLDYFPDDFMTVIDESHRTVPQIKGQYAGDKSRKDSLVENGFRLPTAYDNRPLTFEEFEEKTDQTLYVSATPSDYEREHSANVVEQIVRPTHLVDPEVNVAEATGQVEDLMARIDDRVEREERVLVTTLTKRMAEDLTEYLEEAGVAVEYMHDETDTLERHELVRGLRLGEFDVLVGINLLREGLDIPEVSLVAILDADQQGFLRSETSLVQTMGRAARNVNGEVILYADETTDAMADAIEETQRRRHIQQQFNEDNDTTPTTIEKDVSEMNLPGAETDTSSVTGEGPADEQEAALLVEELEERMEAAANNLEFELAADIRDRMRELRREFDIGTPDAADEGVAPEAEEW; encoded by the coding sequence ATGAGTGACGCCAGCGGCCCACTCCAGCCGGACGACCCGAAAGCGGAGGTCCCGTTCCGAGTGGAGGCCCCGTTCGACCCCGCGGGCGACCAGCCCCAGGCAATCGAGGAGCTCGCCGCGGGCTTCCAGTCGGGCGCCGACAAGCAGACGCTGCTCGGCGTCACGGGGTCGGGGAAGACGAACACCGTCTCGTGGGTGGTCGAACAGGTACAGAAACCGACGCTCGTCATCGCCCACAACAAGACCCTCGCCGCCCAGCTGTACGAGGAGTTCCGGAACCTCTTCCCGGACAACGCCGTCGAGTACTTCGTCTCCTACTACGACTACTACCAGCCCGAGGCGTACGTCGAGCAGACGGACAAGTACATCGAGAAGGACGCCTCCATCAACGACGAGATCGACCGACTCCGCCACTCCGCGACGCGCTCGCTGCTGACGCGGGACGACACCATCGTGGTCGCGTCGGTGTCGGCCATCTACGGCCTCGGTGACCCGCGCAACTACGAGGGGATGAGCCTGCGCCTCGAACGCGGTCAGACCATCGAACGCGAGGAACTGCTCTCGAAACTCGTGGACCTGAACTACGAGCGCAACGACGTCGACTTCACGCAGGGGACGTTCCGCGTTCGCGGCGACACCGTGGAGGTGTTCCCGATGTACGGCCGCTACCCCGTTCGCGTTGAGTTCTGGGGCGACGAGGTCGACCGCATGGCGAAACTCGACCCCCTCGAGGGGACCGTCGAGAGCGAGGAACCCGCAGTCCTGTTCCACCCGGCGGAGCACTACTCGGTCCCCGAGGACGAGATGGCGTCGGCCATCGAGGAGATCCGCGAGGACATGGAGGCCCGGGTCCGCTACTTCGAGCGCGAGGGTGACATGATCGCCGCCCAGCGCATCGAAGAGCGCACCACCTTCGACCTGGAGATGATGGCCGAGGCGGGCTACTGTTCGGGCATCGAGAACTACTCGGTCTACCTCTCGGACCGCGAACCCGGGGACGCGCCGTACACCCTGCTGGACTACTTCCCCGACGACTTCATGACGGTCATCGACGAGTCCCACCGCACGGTCCCGCAGATCAAGGGCCAGTACGCGGGCGACAAGTCCCGGAAGGACAGCCTGGTGGAGAACGGCTTCCGCCTCCCGACCGCCTACGACAACCGCCCGCTCACCTTCGAGGAGTTTGAGGAGAAGACCGACCAGACGCTGTACGTCTCCGCGACGCCCAGCGACTACGAGCGCGAGCACTCCGCGAACGTCGTCGAGCAGATCGTCCGCCCGACGCACCTCGTCGACCCCGAGGTGAACGTCGCGGAGGCGACCGGACAGGTCGAGGACCTCATGGCACGCATCGACGACCGCGTCGAGCGCGAGGAGCGCGTGCTCGTCACCACGCTCACCAAGCGCATGGCCGAGGACCTCACGGAGTACCTCGAGGAGGCCGGCGTCGCCGTCGAGTACATGCACGACGAGACGGACACCTTGGAGCGCCACGAACTCGTCCGCGGCCTCCGCCTCGGCGAGTTCGACGTGCTCGTCGGCATCAACCTCCTCCGGGAGGGCCTGGACATCCCCGAGGTGAGCCTCGTCGCTATCCTCGACGCCGACCAGCAGGGGTTCCTGCGCTCGGAGACCAGCCTCGTCCAGACGATGGGGCGGGCGGCCCGGAACGTCAACGGCGAGGTGATCCTCTACGCCGACGAGACGACCGACGCGATGGCCGATGCCATCGAGGAGACCCAGCGCCGCCGCCACATCCAGCAGCAGTTCAACGAGGACAACGACACCACGCCGACGACCATCGAGAAGGACGTCAGCGAGATGAACCTCCCCGGCGCGGAGACGGACACCTCCTCGGTCACCGGCGAGGGGCCGGCGGACGAACAGGAGGCCGCGCTGCTCGTCGAGGAACTCGAAGAGCGCATGGAGGCCGCCGCGAACAACCTGGAGTTCGAACT
- a CDS encoding rubrerythrin family protein: MNPDEFLDAVRDDNETALSRLGSSKSLYAATGGEMDADHVLRAAADAEFAAARTFESWADTEDHAEAREAFETTADEEDDHYESVLAELGEYDPDGEPSAMQAHLRGLDSTVERAGGLLGRVLATGKSKEQLTGFFVGQADPQTAQLFRELKGDLGDQRERALELLDAVCADDADWDAAKAAADGAIQAAYDEYVDQLESMGVNPKPVC, translated from the coding sequence ATGAACCCAGACGAGTTCCTCGATGCGGTCCGGGACGACAACGAAACCGCGCTCTCCCGGCTCGGCTCCTCGAAGTCGCTGTACGCCGCCACCGGTGGCGAGATGGACGCCGACCACGTGTTGCGCGCCGCCGCCGACGCCGAGTTCGCCGCCGCGCGCACGTTCGAGTCGTGGGCCGACACGGAGGACCACGCCGAGGCACGCGAGGCGTTCGAGACCACCGCCGACGAGGAGGACGACCACTACGAGTCCGTCCTCGCCGAACTCGGCGAGTACGACCCCGACGGCGAGCCCTCCGCGATGCAGGCCCACCTCCGCGGCCTCGACTCGACGGTCGAGCGCGCCGGCGGCCTGCTCGGGCGCGTGCTAGCCACCGGCAAGTCCAAAGAACAGCTCACCGGCTTCTTCGTCGGGCAGGCCGACCCCCAGACCGCCCAGTTGTTCCGCGAACTCAAGGGGGACCTCGGCGACCAGCGCGAGCGGGCCCTCGAGCTCCTCGACGCAGTCTGTGCGGACGACGCCGACTGGGACGCGGCGAAAGCGGCCGCGGACGGCGCCATCCAGGCCGCCTACGACGAGTACGTCGACCAGCTGGAGTCGATGGGCGTCAACCCGAAGCCGGTCTGCTGA
- a CDS encoding sulfurtransferase, translating into MADYANDVLVTADWVEDNLDQFQSDDPDYRLVEVDVDTEAYDDAHAPGAIGFNWETQLQDQTQRDILEKEDFADLLGSHGITEDSTVVLYGDNSNWFAAYTYWQFKYYGHEDVKLLDGGRDYWVENDYPTTDEVPEFSAQEYDARGPFDGIRAYRDDVEKAIDRGIPLVDVRSPEEFSGEILAPPGLQETAQRGGHIPGASNISWAATVNDDGTFKSHDELAKLYEDGGITNDQEVVAYCRIGERSSIAWFALSELLGYDDVTNYDGSWTEWGNLVDAPIETGDGS; encoded by the coding sequence ATGGCAGACTACGCTAACGACGTACTCGTCACCGCCGACTGGGTCGAGGACAACCTCGATCAGTTCCAGAGCGACGACCCCGACTACCGACTCGTCGAAGTGGACGTCGACACCGAGGCCTACGACGACGCCCACGCGCCGGGCGCAATCGGCTTCAACTGGGAGACCCAGCTTCAGGACCAGACCCAGCGCGACATCCTCGAGAAGGAGGACTTCGCGGACCTGCTGGGCAGCCACGGCATCACCGAGGACTCTACGGTCGTCCTCTACGGCGACAACTCCAACTGGTTCGCCGCCTACACCTACTGGCAGTTCAAGTACTACGGCCACGAGGACGTGAAGCTCCTCGACGGCGGCCGCGACTACTGGGTCGAGAACGACTACCCGACCACCGACGAGGTGCCGGAGTTCTCCGCACAGGAGTACGACGCCCGCGGCCCCTTCGACGGCATCCGCGCCTACCGCGACGACGTCGAGAAGGCCATCGACCGCGGCATCCCGCTCGTCGACGTGCGCTCCCCCGAGGAATTCAGCGGCGAGATCCTCGCCCCGCCGGGCCTCCAGGAGACGGCCCAGCGCGGCGGCCACATCCCCGGCGCGTCGAACATCTCGTGGGCCGCGACGGTCAACGACGACGGCACGTTCAAGAGCCACGACGAACTCGCAAAGCTGTACGAGGACGGCGGCATCACGAACGACCAGGAGGTCGTCGCCTACTGCCGCATCGGCGAGCGCTCATCGATCGCGTGGTTCGCGCTCTCCGAGCTGCTCGGCTACGACGACGTCACCAACTACGACGGCTCGTGGACCGAGTGGGGCAACCTCGTGGACGCACCCATCGAGACCGGCGACGGCAGCTAA
- a CDS encoding DUF7553 family protein, whose product MARDELSAASDHLREAAIATTNEEREQRLYEQSDQLARLATADSGPDHGRLDRITNALNELSAELDADAKESVEAAKERVVAYRETVEGV is encoded by the coding sequence ATGGCACGAGACGAATTGAGCGCCGCGAGCGACCACCTGCGCGAGGCGGCGATCGCCACGACCAACGAAGAGCGCGAACAGCGACTCTACGAGCAGTCCGACCAGCTAGCGCGGCTCGCGACGGCGGACTCCGGCCCGGACCACGGGCGCCTGGACCGCATCACGAACGCGCTGAACGAACTCTCCGCGGAACTCGACGCCGACGCGAAGGAGAGCGTCGAGGCGGCCAAGGAGCGCGTCGTAGCCTACCGGGAGACCGTCGAAGGCGTCTAG